A region of the Curvibacter sp. AEP1-3 genome:
TCATGCTGGACGGGTACCACAACTACAGCCGGGTCGATGCGCTACGTATCGGACGTGCGCTGGAAAAGCTCGAATTCTCCTGGTTCGAAGAAATGATGAACGAGCAAAGCATGGAGTCCTATGTGTGGCTGGCAGGCCAACTGGATATTCCCATTCTGGGTCCGGAAAGCCTCTCGGGCAAACACTACAGCCGTGCTGCATGGGTGCAGAACGGCGCCTGCGACATTCTTCGGGCCGGCGTACCGGGCGTCGGCGGCATCACACCGACGCTGAAAGTGGCACATCTGGCAGAGGCTTACGGGATGGACTGTGAAGTTCATGGCAACGGAGCCGCCAATCTGGCGGTGTGCGCGGCGATCAAAAACTGCAAGTGGTATGAAAGGGGCTTGCTGCACCCCTTTCTGGACTATGACGAAGTGCCAGCCTATCTGAACGCCTTGGTCGATCCGATGGACAGCGACGGATTTGTTCATCTTTCCCAAAAACCAGGTCTGGGCGAGGACATCAATTTCGACTACGTCGAAGCCCACACGGTGTCACGCTACTAAAACGCCCTAGCAGCCGCAAGGACCTAATCTATGTACGAAAACAAGACCACAGGCTTTTTGTTTGTGCTTCCCTTTGTGATCGGGGTGCTGGGCTTCAAGCTCTTCCCGTTCGTCATGAGCTTCGCATTGAGCTTCACCCAATACGACTTCATCAGCCCACCCCAGTACATTGGGCTGGAAAACTATCAGGAGTTGTTTCAGAAAGATCCGCTGTTCAAGAAGTCACTGGGCGTTACCTTGCTCTTTGCGGCACTCGCGGTTCCCATGCGGGTCGGATTCGCGTTGTTCATGGCCCATGTCTTGAACTTCAAACTTCGGGGAATCAACTTCTTCCGGTCAGCCTACTACCTGCCCTCCATTCTGGGCGGGTCGATTGCCGCCGCCATCATGTGGCGCTTCATCTTCTCCCAGAACGGATTGGTGAACATCGTGATGATGAAGATGGGCCTGCAGCCCATCGCGTGGTTGGCTGACGAGCACTACTCGCTGTGGACCGTGGTGCTCTTGTTCACCTGGCAGTTCGGTTCTGCCATGGTTATCTTTTTGGCCGCATTGCAGAACGTACCCACCTCTTTGTATGAGGCGGCAGAAATCGACGGTGCCAGCAAGACACAGCAGTTTTTCAAGATCACGGTGCCCCTGATCACCCCGGTGATCTTTTTCAACTTGATCATGCAGATGGTGCATGCCTTCCAGGAATTCAACGGCCCCTACATGATCACCGAGGGTGGCCCCTTGCACTCCACGTATGTGCTGTCTCTGTACATCTATGACCAGAGCTTCAAGTACTTCAACCTGGGCTACGGCAGTGCGCTGTCATGGGTGCTCTTCGCGATCGTGGCGGGTCTCAGTGCAATCTCTTTCTTCACATCCAAATACTGGGTCTTCTACTCCGGTGAAAAGGAGCGCAAATAATGCAAGCCGAACTGAATCTGGCAGAGCGTGCCAGCTCAGACGCCTACGCCAACGAGCTCCAACGCAAAGAAAAAATCAGTGCCGCCGTGCGCTACGGTGTGCTGCTGGTCATGGGCCTGGTGATGCTGTATCCCATGATCTGGCTGGTGGGAGCGTCATTCAAGACCAACGCAGAAGTCTTCACGGAAATCGGCTTCTGGCCCAGCCGGTTTGACTTTTCGGCCTATGCCAAGGGATGGAAGACCAGCACGGAATACACGTTTGCAACGTATTTCCTGAACTCATTCCTGATCATCATTCCCAAGGTAATCGTGACGGTGATTTCGTGCGTCCTGGTGGCCTATGCGTTCGCGCGTTTCGAGTTCTGGGGAAAGAAGTTCCTGTTCAGTGTGATGGTCGGCACCATGATGCTGCCGCTGATCATTCTGCGCTTGCCCCAGTACCTGATGTTCAAGGAGTTCGGTTGGGTTGATACCTACTTGCCACTGATTGTTCCGTCCGCATTTGCCACCGACACCTTCTTCGTATTCATGCTGGTCCAGTTCCTGCGCGGGATTCCTCGAGACATGGAAGAGGCCGCACAGATCGACGGTTGCAACGCGCTCCAGCTTTTGTGGCACATCCTGATTCCGATTCTTAAACCGGCTCTCATATCGGTCGTGGTGTTTCAGTTCATCTGGAGCATGAATGACTTCATGGGTCCGTTGATCTATCTCTCCAGCGTAGAGAACTACCCCGTGTCCTTGGCACTGAAGATGAGCATCGGTGCCACCGAAGAGGTCGAATGGGCCAGTGTCATTGCCATCTCGGTAGTGGCCTTGATTCCATCACTGGTGGTGTTCTTCCTGGCACAACGGCATTTCATTGAAGGTGCCGCCAGCAGCGGTATCAAAGGTTAAAGAGGAGCCTCTTGTGGCGCAATTGCAATTAAAAAAAATCGAGAAGACATACCCCAACGGGTTCAAAGCAGTGCACGGCGTGGATCTGCAAATCCGCGACGGCGAGTTCATGGTGTTTGTGGGGCCCTCGGGCTGCGCTAAAAGTACCATCCTGCGGATGATTGCGGGGCTGGAGAGCATCAGTGGCGGTGAGCTGTTGATCGGTAATCAAGTGGTAAACAGCTTGCCGCCCAAGCAACGCGGCATTGCGATGGTGTTCCAGAACTACGCCCTGTACCCGCACATGAAGGTCTATGACAACCTGGCGTTTGGTCTGAAGCTCGCAGGAACCGCCAAAGCAGAAATAGATGCCCGTGTGCGGGAAGCTGCCAAGCTCTTGGAAATGGACCATCTGCTGGACCGCTTCCCCAAACAATTGTCCGGGGGACAGGCGCAGCGGGTGGCCGTGGGGCGAGCGATTGTGAAACGCCCGGAAGTGTTCTTGTTCGATGAGCCGCTGTCGAATCTGGATGCGAAGCTGCGCGCCTCCATGCGCGTACGTTTGACCGAATTGCATCGCACCTTGCGGGAGCAAGGGCGTCCTTCTACCGTGGTGTACGTTACTCACGATCAGGTGGAAGCCATGACCATGGGTGAGCGGATCTGTGTGCTGAAGGACGGTGAAATCCAGCAAGTGGATACCCCTACGGCCTTGTACGACAAACCCGCGAACGTGTTTGTGGCTGGCTTCATTGGTTCACCGGAGATGAACATCATCCCTGCAGAAGTCACCCAAGATGGCGCGCAAGTCTCCATTGGCGGGGTCACGCTCCAAGTCCCGCAAAAACACATTCCACGCCTCCAAGCACTAAAGGCGGTCAAGTTTGGTATCCGTCCTGAGCACATCACGGCGGGTGGCCATAGCGAATCCGCTGTGCAGATGGTGGACGGCACCCTGCGCTTTATGGAACACATGGGCAGCGAGGTGTACGTGCACTTCACCCTGGGCGATACACCGCTGACAGCCCGTGTTCCTGCAGACCAACTCCGCGATCTTGCAGGCAAAGCCCGCGGGGATCGCCATGCCTTCGGTATCCAGATGGATGCCTGCCACGCTTTCGACATGGACAGCGGGCTGAATTTGTTCTTGTGACATCAAAAAATCAATGAGGAGACAATCATGAAACGACGTTCGATTTGGCTGGCAGGTGCAGCACTATCTTTTGCCATGGCTGCAGGCGCCCAGGAAGCCAGTACCCTGCGCTTTTCCTGGTGGGGTGGTGGTGCCCGCCACGACGCCACGCTCAAAGCCATCGCCGCATTCGAGGCGAAAAACCCCGGCGTGAAAATCAAGGCCGAGTACATGGGTTTCAACGGCTATCTGGAGCGCTTGTCGACCCAGTACGCTGGTGGCACCGAGCCGGACATCATGCAAATCAACTGGGCTTGGCTCTCCACTTTCTCCAAGACGGGGGATGGTTTTCTGGATCTCAACAAGCACAAGTCGCTGATCGGCTTGAACCAGTTTTCCGAGGCTGATCTGCAGACCGGCGTGGTCAACAAAAAACTCAATGCCTTGCCGGTTTCCTATACCGCACGCGTCATGCTTTGGAATCGCGCCGCGTATGAGCGTGCGGGACTCAAAATGCCTGCGACCTGGGATGATTTATTTGCAGCCGGACCGGTGTTCAAGCAAAAGTTCGGCGACAAGGCCTTCGCCATTGATGGTGAGCTGTACGACATGATTTTGTTGTCGCAGACCTACATCATGCAGAAGTACGGAACGCCGTATGTGCACCCTGTGCAGCCCAAGGTGGCTATGACCGAAGCCGCTGCACTGGAGTGGGTGCAAACCTACAAGAAACTAACGGCCAACAATGTGGCGGTGCCCCTGCCGCTACGTGCATCGTTGGGCGGAGCAGAAAAGCCCACCGAACAGCAACAAGACTGGGTGAGTGGAAACTGGGCCGGCAACTACACGTGGGACAGCACGATCGGCCTGCGCGCCAGCACATTGAACAAAGACCAGAAGCTCGATGTGGGCGACTTCCTGATGCTGCCGAATGCCAAGAACAGCGGTATGTTCGGCCGCCCATCCCTGATGTTTGCAGTAAGCAAAAAGACCAAGAATCCGGAAATCGCTGCAAAGTTCTTGAACTACTTGGTAACGGATCCAGAGGCCATTGCCATTCTCGGGACCACGCGAGGCGTTCCTTCTGCCGACAGCCAGTTCCGGGCCATCGTGCGTACCGACGCATTGCAGGGCTCGGAGCTCAAGGCATTCCTCCAGATCAAAAAGCTGAAGGACAACGGCAAGATCGATATGCCTTCGCCCTTGTTCGAGAACGCACGCTTTAATAAGTTCATCCGCGAGGTCTTCGAGACCGTAGCCTACGGAAAGACCACGGACCAGGAGGCCGCGAAGCGCCTGGTGGAAGAGGGCAACGCACTGTTGCAACGCATCAAGTAAAGAGCCGGAAAGTTCATGAGCAAAGCAAGTACCAGACAGTTTGAATTCATCACCAAGTCGGATCCGGATACCGGGGCTCGTGTTACGCGACTGAGCCCGGCGGATACCGCTTGCCATCGCACTTACTTCTACCAAAAGTGCTTTAGCAACGACGGTAACCAGTTGGTGTTCGGTGCCCGGTCCGGTGATGAATGGCATTACCACAGGCTGGACTTGCAGACCCGTGTCGCGACCCAATTGACCGACCAGCCCGGGGAGAACACCTTCGGTGGCTTTCTGAGCCCGGACGACCGCTTTCTGTATTTCGTCCGGGCGGAGCGGGAGTTGATCCGTCTGGAGCTCGCCACCTTGAAGGAAGAGTGTGTCTATACCGTGTCCTCTGACTGGGTAGGCTACGGAACCTGGGTAGCCAATAGTGCCTGTACCAAAATGGTGGGCATCGAGATTCTGGGGACGGATTGGTTTCCGTTAACGGATTGGAAAAAGTTCGGCGAGATGTTCCATTCCAAGCCGCGTTGCCGCTTGATCCGAATCGACTTGGTGACCGGAGCGCGGACGGTGATTCACGAGGAAAAGCTTTGGCTGGGCCACCCCCAGTACCGCCCCTTTGATGACAACACAGTGGCTTTTTGCCATGAGGGTACCCATGACCTCATCGATGCACGCATGTGGTTTGTGAACGAAGACGGTAGCAACCTGCGCTGTGGCAAGGAACACGATCAGGGCGAGAGCTGCACCCATGAATTCTGGGTGCCGGACGGCTCCGCCATGGTGTTCGTGTCTTATTTCAAAGGGCGTTCAGAACGTGCCATGTGTTCCCTGGATCCTGTCACCTTGCAAACCCGCGTGCTCACGACCATGCCGCCATGCTCTCATCTGATGAGCAACGCTGATGGCAGTCTCATCGTGGGCGACGGCTCCGGGACCCCAGTGGACGTGTCTGACAGTTCATCGCACAAGGTCCAGAACGACCCCTACCTGTATGTGTTCGATCTGAAAGCCGGCAACATGCGCAAACTGGCGCGGCACGACAGCTCCTGGCGGGTGTACCTCGGCAACCGGCAGGTCACCCACCCCCATCCGTCTTTTACGCCGGATGAGCGGCAGGTGCTTTTCAGCAGCGATGCGGAAGGCGAGCCGGCGCTCTTCCTCGTGGACCTGTAAATCCTGCAGCTTATAGGGGCGGATCGCCGGATGGAGGGTAAATCCATGCGTTTCGCGCATAATGCGCGCCCATGGAAACCAAATGGCTTGAAGACTTTGTGTCTCTGGCTGAAACCCGGAGTTTCAGCCGATCAGCGCAACTGCGTCACGTAACCCAACCCGCGTTTTCGCGGCGCATCCAGTCGTTGGAGGCGTGGGCCGGCACCGATCTGGTGGACCGCAGCAGCTACCCCACCCGGCTGACCCCGGCGGGCGAGACGTTGTATGACCAGTCGTTGGAGGTGCTTCAAGCCTTGCAAAGCACCCGCGCCATGCTGCGCGGGCATACCACCGCAGCGCAAGACGTGGTCGAGTTCGCGGTGCCGCACACCTTGGCGTTCACTTTTTTTCCGGCGTGGGTGTCCGAGCTGCGCGAGAAATTCGGGCCGCTCAAAAGCCGCCTGATTGCGCTCAATGTGCATGACGCGGTGATTCGTCTGGTCGAAGGCAGTTGCGATTTGCTGAT
Encoded here:
- a CDS encoding ABC transporter ATP-binding protein, with the translated sequence MAQLQLKKIEKTYPNGFKAVHGVDLQIRDGEFMVFVGPSGCAKSTILRMIAGLESISGGELLIGNQVVNSLPPKQRGIAMVFQNYALYPHMKVYDNLAFGLKLAGTAKAEIDARVREAAKLLEMDHLLDRFPKQLSGGQAQRVAVGRAIVKRPEVFLFDEPLSNLDAKLRASMRVRLTELHRTLREQGRPSTVVYVTHDQVEAMTMGERICVLKDGEIQQVDTPTALYDKPANVFVAGFIGSPEMNIIPAEVTQDGAQVSIGGVTLQVPQKHIPRLQALKAVKFGIRPEHITAGGHSESAVQMVDGTLRFMEHMGSEVYVHFTLGDTPLTARVPADQLRDLAGKARGDRHAFGIQMDACHAFDMDSGLNLFL
- a CDS encoding carbohydrate ABC transporter permease, with translation MYENKTTGFLFVLPFVIGVLGFKLFPFVMSFALSFTQYDFISPPQYIGLENYQELFQKDPLFKKSLGVTLLFAALAVPMRVGFALFMAHVLNFKLRGINFFRSAYYLPSILGGSIAAAIMWRFIFSQNGLVNIVMMKMGLQPIAWLADEHYSLWTVVLLFTWQFGSAMVIFLAALQNVPTSLYEAAEIDGASKTQQFFKITVPLITPVIFFNLIMQMVHAFQEFNGPYMITEGGPLHSTYVLSLYIYDQSFKYFNLGYGSALSWVLFAIVAGLSAISFFTSKYWVFYSGEKERK
- a CDS encoding oligogalacturonate lyase family protein, whose product is MSKASTRQFEFITKSDPDTGARVTRLSPADTACHRTYFYQKCFSNDGNQLVFGARSGDEWHYHRLDLQTRVATQLTDQPGENTFGGFLSPDDRFLYFVRAERELIRLELATLKEECVYTVSSDWVGYGTWVANSACTKMVGIEILGTDWFPLTDWKKFGEMFHSKPRCRLIRIDLVTGARTVIHEEKLWLGHPQYRPFDDNTVAFCHEGTHDLIDARMWFVNEDGSNLRCGKEHDQGESCTHEFWVPDGSAMVFVSYFKGRSERAMCSLDPVTLQTRVLTTMPPCSHLMSNADGSLIVGDGSGTPVDVSDSSSHKVQNDPYLYVFDLKAGNMRKLARHDSSWRVYLGNRQVTHPHPSFTPDERQVLFSSDAEGEPALFLVDL
- a CDS encoding carbohydrate ABC transporter permease, which gives rise to MQAELNLAERASSDAYANELQRKEKISAAVRYGVLLVMGLVMLYPMIWLVGASFKTNAEVFTEIGFWPSRFDFSAYAKGWKTSTEYTFATYFLNSFLIIIPKVIVTVISCVLVAYAFARFEFWGKKFLFSVMVGTMMLPLIILRLPQYLMFKEFGWVDTYLPLIVPSAFATDTFFVFMLVQFLRGIPRDMEEAAQIDGCNALQLLWHILIPILKPALISVVVFQFIWSMNDFMGPLIYLSSVENYPVSLALKMSIGATEEVEWASVIAISVVALIPSLVVFFLAQRHFIEGAASSGIKG
- a CDS encoding ABC transporter substrate-binding protein, translating into MKRRSIWLAGAALSFAMAAGAQEASTLRFSWWGGGARHDATLKAIAAFEAKNPGVKIKAEYMGFNGYLERLSTQYAGGTEPDIMQINWAWLSTFSKTGDGFLDLNKHKSLIGLNQFSEADLQTGVVNKKLNALPVSYTARVMLWNRAAYERAGLKMPATWDDLFAAGPVFKQKFGDKAFAIDGELYDMILLSQTYIMQKYGTPYVHPVQPKVAMTEAAALEWVQTYKKLTANNVAVPLPLRASLGGAEKPTEQQQDWVSGNWAGNYTWDSTIGLRASTLNKDQKLDVGDFLMLPNAKNSGMFGRPSLMFAVSKKTKNPEIAAKFLNYLVTDPEAIAILGTTRGVPSADSQFRAIVRTDALQGSELKAFLQIKKLKDNGKIDMPSPLFENARFNKFIREVFETVAYGKTTDQEAAKRLVEEGNALLQRIK